A single genomic interval of Heteronotia binoei isolate CCM8104 ecotype False Entrance Well chromosome 11, APGP_CSIRO_Hbin_v1, whole genome shotgun sequence harbors:
- the CNGA2 gene encoding cyclic nucleotide-gated olfactory channel: protein MPEKSNGLRTSPAKLTLKSLTANKERHNLRRKSSPDDDTSSELQRIAALDEAGRQSCTAPHGKKGLGRIARLVLVLREWANKGWREEQERPDSFLERFRGPDVQNWTVSASSKDTQDKEGGKKKKKKKWEIFVLDPSGDWYYRWLMVIALPVLYNWCMLVARACFTELHKRYLILWLVLDYVSDGIYLMDIIVRLRTGFLEQGLLVRDPKKLGDKYVATLQFKLDIISVLPTDFAYFATGLHRPEVRFNRLLHFSRMFEFFDRTETRTSYPNIFRISNLVLYILVIIHWNACIYYAISKSIGFGEDTWVYPNISDPEYGYLTREYIYCLYWSTLTLTTIGETPPPVRDEEYLFVIFDFLIGVLIFATIVGNVGSMISNMNATRAEFQAKIDAVKHYMQFRKVSKDMEAKVIRWFDYLWTNKKTVDEWEVLKNLPDKLRAEIAINVHLETLKKVRIFQDCEAGLLVELVLKLRPQVFSPGDYICRKGDIGKEMYIIKEGKLAVVADDGLTQYALLTAGCCFGEISILNIRGSKMGNRRTANIRSLGYSDLFCLSKEDLMESVTEYPDAKRVLEERGREILTKEGLLDEEAAAENMEGDVGQKLDRLETSLETLHTRFSRLLADYDTAQMKLKQRITYLENKLKQYNKDEFFSDASDKEDEVKAKP, encoded by the exons ATGCCAGAAAAGAGCAATGGCTTGAGGACGTCCCCTGCCAAACTGACTCTGAAATCACTCACTGCCAATAAAGAGCGGCATAATCTGAGGAG AAAATCATCACCTGACGATGACACTTCTTCAGAGCTGCAGCGGATTGCTGCCTTGGATGAAGCAGGCCGGCAATCGTGCACTGCCCCTCATGGGAAAAAGGGCCTTGGCAG GATAGCCCGGTTGGTGTTGGTGCTCAGGGAATGGGCCAACAAAGGCTGGCGAGAAGAACAGGAGCGCCCGGATTCTTTCCTTGAACGATTCCGTGGGCCAGATGTGCAGAACTGGACGGTATCTGCTAGCAGTAAAGATACCCAGGATAAAGAGGGCGGCAAAAAGAAGAA GAAGAAGAAATGGGAGATCTTTGTCTTAGATCCTTCTGGGGACTGGTACTATCGCTGGCTGATGGTCATCGCACTGCCTGTTCTGTATAACTGGTGCATGCTGGTAGCACG agcCTGTTTTACTGAGCTCCACAAGCGGTACTTGATCCTATGGCTGGTTCTGGACTATGTCTCTGATGGCATCTATCTCATGGACATTATTGTCCGGCTGCGCACAG GTTTCCTTGAACAGGGCTTACTCGTCAGAGACCCCAAGAAGCTGGGTGATAAATATGTTGCCACCTTACAATTCAAGCTTGATATCATCTCCGTTTTACCCACTGATTTTGCATACTTTGCCACAGGCTTACACCGGCCTGAGGTACGCTTCAATAGGCTGCTACACTTCTCCCGCATGTTTGAGTTTTTTGACCGGACTGAGACAAGGACCAGCTACCCAAACATCTTTAGGATCAGCAATCTCGTGTTGTACATCTTGGTCATCATCCACTGGAATGCCTGCATTTATTATGCTATTTCTAAGTCCATTGGCTTTGGAGAAGACACCTGGGTTTATCCAAATATATCGGATCCAGAGTATGGGTATCTGACAAGGGAGTACATCTATTGTCTCTATTGGTCTACCCTGACTTTGACAACCATTGGAGAGACTCCTCCTCCTGTGCGTGATGAAGAGTACCTGTTTGTCATCTTTGACTTCCTGATTGGTGTCCTCATCTTTGCTACAATTGTGGGAAATGTGGGATCCATGATCTCCAACATGAATGCCACCCGAGCAGAGTTCCAGGCCAAAATTGATGCTGTCAAGCACTATATGCAGTTCCGCAAAGTGAGCAAGGATATGGAGGCCAAGGTCATTCGGTGGTTTGACTATCTCTGGACCAATAAGAAAACTGTGGATGAATGGGAAGTACTCAAGAACCTGCCTGACAAACTGCGAGCAGAGATAGCCATCAATGTCCACCTGGAGACTCTGAAGAAAGTGAGGATATTCCAGGACTGTGAGGCTGGGCTCTTGGTGGAACTGGTGCTCAAGCTCCGCCCTCAGGTTTTCAGCCCAGGTGATTATATTTGCCGGAAAGGGGACATTGGTAAGGAGATGTATATCATCAAAGAAGGGAAGCTAGCTGTAGTGGCTGATGATGGTTTGACTCAATACGCTTTGCTAACTGCAGGGTGCTGCTTTGGTGAGATCAGCATCCTCAACATCAGAGGGAGCAAAATGGGGAACAGGCGGACAGCAAACATACGCAGCCTTGGTTACTCTGACCTCTTCTGCCTGTCAAAGGAGGACCTCATGGAATCAGTGACTGAGTACCCCGATGCCAAGAGAGTCCTGGAGGAACGTGGCCGTGAGATTCTGACCAAAGAAGGGCTACTGGATGAAGAAGCAGCTGCTGAAAATATGGAAGGGGATGTTGGGCAGAAGCTGGACAGGCTGGAGACAAGCCTGGAGACACTGCACACCCGCTTCTCCCGGCTCCTGGCTGACTATGACACTGCCCAGATGAAGCTCAAACAGCGCATAACCTACTTGGAGAACAAGCTGAAGCAATACAACAAGGATGAATTTTTCTCTGATGCCTCTGACAAGGAGGATGAAGTGAAAGCCAAACCATGA